In Phoenix dactylifera cultivar Barhee BC4 chromosome 11, palm_55x_up_171113_PBpolish2nd_filt_p, whole genome shotgun sequence, the following are encoded in one genomic region:
- the LOC103697399 gene encoding uncharacterized protein LOC103697399 translates to MEASSAVFFFSVKRLLPFNLCGSSPSSSSSSSSPRHLLVVNFKPRTIKSLMFPPSSRGSLSLSPPFAVAEALEQVADTSDSPRGASHKIDKNGRFCSPRAARELALLIAYAACLEGSDPVRLLDKRVNAKREPGYVFDKAALLQYDHMSFGGAPVEAGTEEEAEELMLKNERDSAIEAEVLSAPPKLVYNRFVLRLTRKILGAVVDRWNQHVLVINKIIPQNWKDQPAARILELCILHLAMAEITVIGTRHQIVINEAVDLAKRFCDGCAPRIINGCLRTFVKDFSAMDAVQSLESSKA, encoded by the exons atggaagcgaGCTCCGccgttttcttcttctccgtAAAACGCCTTCTCCCTTTCAACCTCTGCggctcttctccctcctcctcctcttcttcttcttctccgagACATCTCCTCGTCGTAAACTTCAAGCCAAGAACTATAAAATCCCTGATGTTTCCTCCGTCTTCTCGAGGTTCTCTTTCCCTTTCGCCACCCTTCGCCGTTGCTGAAGCCTTAGAGCAAGTAGCAGACACTTCGGATTCTCCGAGAGGGGCGTCGCACAAAATCGACAAGAACGGGAGATTTTGCAGCCCGAGAGCTGCACGAGAGCTTGCTCT GCTGATTGCTTATGCCGCGTGCTTAGAAGGGTCTGATCCGGTTCGGCTCCTAGACAAGAGAGTTAATGCGAAAAGAG AGCCTGGCTATGTTTTCGACAAGGCTGCTTTATTGCAGTATGATCACATGAGCTTTGGTGGGGCACCTGTGGAGGCAGGGACAGAAGAAGAGGCAGAGGAGCTCATGCTCAAGAATGAAAGGGACTCAGCTATTG AAGCAGAAGTTCTTTCAGCTCCTCCAAAACTGGTGTACAACAGATTTGTTCTACG TTTGACAAGGAAAATCTTGGGAGCAGTTGTTGATCGGTGGAATCAGCATGTTCTTGTCATTAACAAAATAATTCCCCAAAATTGGAAG GATCAGCCTGCAGCAAGAATTTTGGAGCTCTGCATTCTTCACCTTGCAATGGCAGAAATAACAGTGATAGGAACAAGGCACCAGATTGTCATAAATGAG GCGGTTGATCTTGCAAAACGATTCTGTGATGGCTGTGCTCCTAGGATTATCAATGGATGCCTCCGGACTTTTGTCAAAGATTTCAGTGCAATGGATGCTGTTCAGTCTTTGGAATCATCAAAAGCTTga